A single Deltaproteobacteria bacterium DNA region contains:
- a CDS encoding transposase — translation MGRFEVQHTPKHGSWLNMAEIEIGVLSRQCQARRIPDRETLEREVACRLEGAAQRRGDARRLAIQDRRRSSEAEVALPNNSMLKEY, via the coding sequence GTGGGCCGCTTCGAAGTTCAACACACGCCCAAGCACGGAAGCTGGCTCAACATGGCGGAGATCGAGATCGGCGTTCTGTCCAGGCAGTGCCAGGCCCGGCGCATCCCGGACCGCGAGACGCTCGAGCGCGAGGTTGCCTGCCGCCTGGAAGGCGCGGCGCAACGCCGCGGCGACGCCCGTCGATTGGCGATTCAGGACAGAAGACGCTCGAGTGAAGCTGAAGTCGCTTTACCCAATAATTCCATGTTGAAAGAGTACTAG